A region from the Microcella frigidaquae genome encodes:
- a CDS encoding phosphate ABC transporter ATP-binding protein has translation MGLASLDARGVSAWFGDRKVLDRVDLTMHAGEVTALIGPSGCGKSTFLRVLNRMHELVPGASLAGSVSVDGLDIYDSSMRITDARRAIGMVFQKPNPFPAMSIADNVVSGLTLTGQKISKSDRADLIEESLTMAGLWNEVKDRLSAAGGGLSGGQQQRLCIARSLAVKPRVLLMDEPCSALDPTSTRRIEQTILELKEQVTIVIVTHNMQQAQRVSDRCAFFLAEAGTPGQIVEHGFTEQMFSTPEDPRTLDYVNGRFG, from the coding sequence ATGGGCCTCGCTTCCCTCGACGCGCGCGGAGTGTCGGCGTGGTTCGGTGACCGCAAGGTTCTCGACCGCGTTGATCTGACGATGCACGCGGGAGAGGTGACCGCGCTGATTGGACCCTCCGGCTGCGGCAAGAGCACGTTCCTTCGCGTGCTGAACCGCATGCACGAGCTCGTGCCGGGCGCGAGTCTCGCTGGCTCCGTCAGCGTTGACGGGCTCGACATCTACGACTCGAGCATGCGCATCACGGATGCTCGCCGCGCGATCGGCATGGTCTTCCAGAAGCCCAATCCCTTCCCGGCGATGTCGATCGCCGACAATGTGGTCTCCGGACTCACGCTGACGGGCCAGAAGATCAGCAAGTCAGATCGCGCCGACCTCATCGAGGAGTCCCTCACCATGGCGGGCCTGTGGAACGAGGTGAAGGACCGTCTCTCGGCAGCCGGCGGCGGTCTCTCGGGAGGTCAGCAGCAGCGTCTCTGCATCGCACGATCGTTGGCGGTGAAGCCCCGCGTGCTGCTGATGGACGAGCCGTGTTCCGCTCTCGACCCCACGTCGACGCGTCGAATCGAGCAGACCATCCTCGAGCTCAAGGAGCAGGTGACGATTGTCATCGTCACCCACAACATGCAGCAGGCTCAGCGGGTTTCGGACCGTTGCGCCTTCTTCCTCGCGGAGGCGGGAACCCCGGGCCAGATCGTCGAGCACGGGTTCACCGAGCAGATGTTCTCCACGCCCGAAGACCCGCGCACTCTCGACTACGTGAACGGTCGGTTCGGATAG
- a CDS encoding transaminase yields the protein MISIDRTRLAELTERESAAFIAARPKSKAAYERAEHLFGRVPMTWMNKKSGAFPIYLDRAQGNRVWDIDGHEYIDFALGDTGSMAGHSHPAVVEAVQRRIGELGGLTTMLPTEDAEWVGAELSRRFKMDRWSFSLTATDANRWAIRLVRAITGKSKIVFHSYCYHGSVDESLVVVGPDGESMPRPGNVGAPVPVTETSRAAEYNDLPGLERALAHGDVAAVLIEPALTNIGIVLPEPGYLEGVRELTRKYDALLIIDETHTFSAGPGGMTTAYDIEPDLVVIGKAIGGGIPTGAYGLSAEFAERALARTDLDLVDMGGVGGTLAGNPLSVAAMRATLEQVLTDEAFATMIDTATYFTDGVNALFDRYDLPWAINQLGARAEYRFARPYPKNGTEAAAAADAELEDFLHLYLANRGIMLTPFHNMALMAPMTTRADVDAHHTVFEAAIKELVGA from the coding sequence ATGATCTCCATCGATCGCACCCGACTCGCCGAGCTCACCGAGCGCGAGAGCGCGGCGTTCATCGCCGCCCGCCCGAAGTCGAAGGCCGCCTACGAGCGCGCCGAGCACCTGTTCGGCCGCGTGCCGATGACCTGGATGAACAAGAAATCGGGCGCCTTCCCGATCTACCTCGACCGCGCGCAGGGCAACCGCGTGTGGGACATCGACGGGCACGAGTACATCGACTTCGCCCTCGGCGACACCGGCTCGATGGCCGGGCACTCGCACCCCGCCGTCGTCGAGGCCGTGCAGCGCCGCATCGGCGAGCTCGGCGGTCTGACCACGATGCTGCCGACGGAGGACGCCGAGTGGGTCGGCGCAGAACTGTCGCGCCGCTTCAAGATGGACCGCTGGAGCTTCTCGCTGACGGCCACGGATGCGAACCGCTGGGCGATCCGCCTGGTGCGCGCGATCACCGGCAAGTCGAAGATCGTCTTCCACTCGTACTGCTACCACGGCTCAGTCGACGAGTCGCTCGTCGTCGTCGGGCCGGACGGCGAGAGCATGCCGCGCCCCGGCAACGTCGGCGCCCCCGTGCCGGTGACCGAGACCTCGCGCGCCGCCGAGTACAACGACCTGCCGGGCCTCGAGCGGGCGCTCGCGCACGGCGACGTCGCCGCGGTGCTCATCGAGCCGGCGCTGACCAACATCGGCATCGTGCTGCCCGAGCCGGGCTACCTCGAGGGCGTGCGCGAGCTGACCCGGAAGTACGACGCGCTACTCATCATCGACGAGACGCACACCTTCTCGGCCGGGCCCGGCGGCATGACGACCGCCTACGACATCGAGCCCGACCTGGTGGTCATCGGCAAGGCGATCGGCGGGGGCATCCCGACCGGCGCCTACGGGCTGTCGGCGGAGTTCGCCGAGCGGGCGCTGGCGCGCACCGACCTCGACCTCGTCGACATGGGCGGCGTCGGCGGCACCCTCGCCGGCAACCCGCTCTCGGTCGCGGCGATGCGCGCGACCCTCGAGCAGGTGCTCACCGACGAGGCCTTCGCGACCATGATCGACACGGCGACGTACTTCACCGACGGCGTGAACGCGCTCTTCGACCGGTACGACCTGCCGTGGGCGATCAACCAGCTGGGCGCGCGCGCCGAGTACCGCTTCGCGCGCCCGTACCCGAAGAACGGCACCGAGGCGGCGGCCGCGGCGGATGCGGAGCTCGAGGACTTCCTGCACCTCTACCTCGCGAACCGCGGCATCATGCTCACGCCGTTCCACAACATGGCTCTCATGGCGCCGATGACGACGCGGGCCGACGTGGATGCCCACCACACCGTGTTCGAGGCGGCGATCAAGGAGCTCGTCGGGGCCTAG
- the gndA gene encoding NADP-dependent phosphogluconate dehydrogenase, which translates to MTTTSSATTGIANIGVVGLAVMGSNLARNLASREGNTVAVFNRSWEKTETLVTEHPEAGFIATKDYAEFAAALQKPRTAIIMVQAGRGTDAVIDELVKVFEPGDIIVDGGNALFTDTIRREAAVRATGINFVGAGISGGEEGALNGPSIMPGGSAEAWVTLKPILESIAAVAEGEPCVTHVGTDGAGHFVKMIHNGIEYVDMQLIAEAYDLLRRVGGLEPAAIAEVFAEWNTGELESYLIEITAEVLRQVDATTGKPLVDVILDQAGAKGTGAWTVQTALDLGVPVSGIAEAVFARSLSSKPAQRAAAASLPGSTQEWQVADRGAFVEDVRRALYASKIIAYSQGFDAIVAGAEQYGWDIKKGDIAKIWRAGCIIRARFLNRITEAYAADPGLVALVTAPYFAEAVTGALPSWRRVVAGAALAGIPTPAFASSLSYYDGLRADRLPAALVQGQRDFFGAHTYKRVDKEGTFHTLWSGDRTEIRAEDSH; encoded by the coding sequence ATGACCACCACGTCTTCCGCCACCACCGGTATCGCCAACATCGGGGTCGTCGGCCTCGCCGTCATGGGTTCGAACCTCGCGCGCAACCTCGCCAGCCGCGAGGGCAACACCGTCGCCGTCTTCAACCGCTCGTGGGAGAAGACCGAGACGCTCGTGACCGAGCACCCCGAGGCAGGTTTCATCGCCACGAAGGACTACGCGGAGTTCGCCGCGGCCCTGCAGAAGCCGCGCACGGCGATCATCATGGTGCAGGCGGGCCGCGGCACCGACGCCGTCATCGACGAGCTCGTGAAGGTCTTCGAGCCGGGCGACATCATCGTCGACGGCGGCAACGCGCTCTTCACCGACACGATCCGCCGCGAGGCGGCCGTGCGCGCCACGGGCATCAACTTCGTCGGCGCCGGCATCTCTGGCGGCGAGGAGGGCGCGCTCAACGGCCCGTCGATCATGCCCGGCGGCTCGGCTGAGGCGTGGGTCACCCTCAAGCCGATCCTCGAGTCGATCGCCGCCGTCGCCGAGGGCGAGCCGTGCGTCACGCACGTGGGCACCGACGGCGCTGGGCACTTCGTCAAGATGATCCACAACGGCATCGAGTACGTCGACATGCAGCTCATCGCCGAGGCCTACGACCTGCTGCGCCGCGTCGGCGGCCTCGAGCCCGCCGCGATCGCCGAGGTGTTCGCCGAGTGGAACACCGGCGAGCTCGAGAGCTACCTCATCGAGATCACAGCCGAGGTGCTGCGCCAGGTGGACGCGACGACGGGCAAGCCCCTCGTCGACGTGATCCTCGACCAGGCCGGCGCCAAGGGCACCGGCGCGTGGACGGTGCAGACCGCCCTCGACCTCGGAGTGCCCGTGTCGGGCATCGCCGAGGCCGTGTTCGCCCGCTCGCTGTCGTCGAAGCCCGCGCAGCGCGCGGCCGCCGCGAGCCTGCCCGGCAGCACCCAGGAGTGGCAGGTTGCCGACCGCGGCGCCTTCGTCGAAGACGTGCGCCGCGCGCTCTACGCCTCGAAGATCATCGCCTACAGCCAGGGCTTCGACGCGATCGTCGCCGGCGCCGAGCAGTACGGCTGGGACATCAAGAAGGGCGACATCGCCAAGATCTGGCGGGCGGGCTGCATCATCCGCGCGCGCTTCCTCAACCGCATCACCGAGGCCTACGCCGCCGACCCCGGCCTCGTCGCCCTCGTCACCGCGCCGTACTTCGCCGAGGCCGTGACCGGCGCGCTGCCATCGTGGCGGCGCGTCGTCGCCGGTGCGGCGCTGGCGGGCATCCCGACCCCCGCGTTCGCCTCGTCGCTGTCGTACTACGACGGCCTCCGCGCCGACCGTCTGCCGGCCGCGCTCGTGCAGGGCCAGCGCGACTTCTTCGGCGCGCACACCTACAAGCGCGTCGACAAGGAGGGCACGTTCCACACCCTCTGGAGCGGCGACCGCACCGAGATTCGCGCCGAAGACTCGCACTAG